CAGTCAAATAGTGTCCACAACTTTTAAGACGATGCACACGTCGAAGCGTATCTTCCGCCTTACTCTGCAACATATTGAGATCGTCCTGCTGCAGGGTGGAACATCGTTCGCAAGACCAAACATACTGATTCTGCATCCTATATTCTGCCGTTGACATTGAAGTAGCGTCATTAACTCGCTCAACATGACAAAAAGACGTTATACAACTGCTACAGCGTATAGAGCATATGCCCGGCATTTTGTTAACTACAGGGGCATCACCCATCTCAGAAGATAAATACAATCCAACAGACCAAAACTCAACGTTTTGCTTAAATGATGGTAAATATTTATCCAACGCAGTATTGATGTATAACCTGGTTCCAGGTTCCATAGCGTAAATGGAACGTATCGATATTTTGCCATCCGAGTCAAAGTTAACACTAAGTGTAGGAGTAACCGATTGCTGAAGATTAAAAAAATCTATACTAAAAGCAACACCGCCTAATTTAATACTCTCCGACCCTATGTAGATCTCAGGAGATATTGCCAAACTTTTAGTCCACAACACTACTATTAAATGCACAAGTTCCCTATGCGTAAGAAACAAACAAAACTGACCACCAAGTTCGTTCAGTAAAAAATGCGCAAATGTTTGTATATCTTCTAAAACCGATTTGTGCCTCTTCTCAATTAAGGAGTAATTCACCTTAAAATCAAGAATGCGCTGTAGAATATCATCGCTACTATAAGATGCAGTGTTTCCAGATATTTCGACAGGTTTGTGGCTGTTTATATCCCTACATAAACCGCAACGTATAAGTGTTCTCACCACCAATAGTACAAAAGTCTCATTCAGCATATTTACCGCAAACGATTTTAATTTCACCAAGTATTCGCATTCTAATGTATGAACTGCCCCGTTATTTAAAAAACACTCTTCGGAACAAAACGCATACGGGCACTCATAAGGGTTGCACGGACACGCTATAAGAGTATTATTCTCATAATACAAATCAGAAACGTGATTGATGGTACAAAGACAATGAAAGCAACTGGTGTATTCTGCAACCTGGAATTCCCCGTCTTCTCCAGACCTGGTTTCCATACTCCAAGGAGATGTGGCAAACGGTTGAATTCGCATGACCAAACTCCCTTGCTTTAATGCTATTTTGGTAAACATTGTACTCCCCCTATAATCAATTGCATTGTTAGATTGATTGAAATTGACCATATGCTCTGTGTATCCCATTTGCGATATCCATTTAGACCATTTCTCTTCTATGTTACGTAAAAAAAGCATTTCCTTAAAAACTACAGGAATGGGCATCACTTCAACAAGAAGATGACGCCTGgccaaatatatcatatccaAAGTCTCCTTATATTCATTTGTATCCATCTCTAAAAAATAAAGGCGACAGTGGAGCTCCCGAATTGCTTCTTTCCATCTCCGCTTTTCAATCAATTGTTCCCCTCTCGTCTTGTACATACGCTCATCTCTTATATCATTAGACGATCCTGTGGAATGGTTTGAAGAGGACGAATGTACGGTAACGGCTTCTTGAGATGCTTTTTCCTCAGGAGCCGCTGCACTAATGGGATCTTCATGGCTTGACATACAAGAATATCGTTCTTCATTTAACATAGTTGGAATTATTTATTAAAAAGTTGCCGAACGATGTGTTATCTATTTACGTCGATGTGTTAATAATAAAGATCAATCAGCGCTGGTGACGTCATGAGGGATAATCATCAAATACACATATCGACCTGATGTATTAAACTATTACATGATGTGTGGTTTTTAATGTTAAATATGCATCTAAATCTTCATTATGCAAGCTTAAAGAAGGTACACCATTGATAATCATAAAAATCTATGTCCTATTTATTAGTTGTAAGGTAAAATAGACAATAACACCCCGtggaatataacatgtGGAACAGATGCGTTATCaataatacattatatagAGATAATAATATCTTATCCATCTTGTTGGATTATACCAGAAGGCATATAAAACTGTAGATGAATTTTTACATTGGTAAGGCATACAATTTTGTCTTATTGGCTTAGTGCACGCATTTCACAATAAAAGTTGCTTGtagcatatataataaatatgaTGTTCACTTATGTAAATCGGCATCCATAAATCATGCGATTTCAAGATATTTGGTCCAGTTGACCGTTGTGGAATCACGGGTGATTGATATAAAGTTTACTATTGTAATGATGCACGTATGAATTGTGCGCAGCAAGGGGGATTCATAGGATTGTAGTGTGCAAATGCCTTGTCAAAATTAAACGCCAGTACCTGATAATGCAAGTTGTGATGTAATATTTACCGCAAACACTCTTAGTACGATTTGGTATTCCACCACTTAATATTTGCCCAAATCGACTTCTGTATAATTCAAATAAATGAAACCAATTTCGaatacaactggtagagACGTTATGTCCTCCGTTAATAGACTATTTCATCAGACATAGACTTGTCTATATTGTAATATCGACCGATAAAAGTTAGACACAATTGTATATAGGCgcattgcaatatttcTGAGGGTGTACGGAAATCTTTGCTTCCATCGCGTACTTGGATATCCAGTGATGTTATAATTATTCCACTTATCTGACCTAATTGCATCTagctatatatatatatatatatatatatatattgctgTAGATAAAAAATACCGTTAAGGATTTTATATCAAAcgataatatataacaacaccATTATTCATTCTGATATGAGTTCTACTCAACGTGCGTGCTTCATGATCATTTATTAGCACGGACATactattacattatatcgTATAATCCATCTGGCGCATATGCAGCAATAAATTCACAAAGCGTTTAATAGGATGATTCATGTAACGTGCATACGCGTACCTGgtattttatcattttattaaaaGCAAACCATACGTATTAGACAATTAAAGGGGAAATGCCCAATCTAAACAAATTTAATGTCTACAGATGACAATCTATAAAAAGAAGTTGCTAATAATCTAAATGGTATTAAAACTCAACGGTTAATTAGTTATAGGTAGCACACACTGGATTTCGTCATAGCGTTATGAAAAAGGTTATTATCTATATAGGTTACTTAGTCTGATCAAATTGTTATAGatgtgaatatatacactagcGCTGAAAACTAGAAATGAAACGTGATCTAGATGGTCCATACGCCACTTTGACTGTTAGAGATATACATTCATTAACCTTTCCTATATTTTAATCCACAGGTTTTACAATCACCAGCCAATGCTTTGATTAATTGATACTATAGATGGAGGTGTAGGATCAACTCCAAATTTCCTGCATATCCCGCATAACAAGAGCGTTTTAACTGGCAATGATATGCGTTGAACTATTGAAATCATCGGTAATTGCACTCATCTTGTGATTGTATTCAACATCATTTTGGTAGGTAATGTCTTTACATTGTGGGATAGTGAATTCACACTGTTACGCATATTTTTGCCCCTGGACCAATGTTCCTCGTTGTTCTAAATAAAGAAATATACCGTATCCAAAAATGTTATTCTACAACAGCCAATATAACAAGTTTGATTTCAAAAAAAACAGATTATAGTGAAATGACATGTATTTCCCAGCACGTTTGTTGCCGAAGACTATTCAATAACCAACAACCTAAAATGGCAAATAGAGTGATCTCAAAGATTCTAAGTGATTAGGATACATAAGATCTATGGATGATTTCAATGATATCAAAAACCAACAAAATAATAATAAACTATGACGATTATTACCATTTGTTAATAGAGATTGAAAATAATGATCTACGTTTTACcatattgcgataattCCTTTATTTTGTTCTCTATTATAACTCTCGTTTTAACGACGAGGTTTGCCTCGTAACGCTTTAGATTTGCGATCTCTTCCACTTCCAATATGTCCTTAATCAAGTCCTTCCATTTGGAAAGGTCCTGAGTACTATTTTCGTTTAGGTCAAGCACAGCCCTTACAAGAACGCGTGACAAAGCATTGTGATTTAATAGCCCATGTTCAACAGCTTTTTTAGCAGCTCCAACATATGTACGGAAAAACAATATTGGTACCGATTTAAGGTAATAGTCATTAGGCATGCGTTGACCTTCAGGTCCTTCCTCAGGAGTAACACAATGCATAAACACAGCCCTAATTTTACCTGGAAAAAACTTAATCATCATTTCACCGGCCTCGAGATCTTTGTCTCCAGTATCTCCGATCCAAATGAACCGTGCATTACTGTTTTCATTACAAACATATTTATGCAATTTTCTGAAGTTGATAAACTTCTTTTCCCCTCTGGTTTCATTAAAAACCCACTCTTTTATGGTGGAATACAAAATTTTATTATCACAGTCAATTCCCCAATTCAGCACCCCTCTTTTTTCTGCCACCTCGCGAAGTCTCATATTTAGCGCGGAATCCACAGTAATGGGCACCTAAACTAATATGCAACAACTTTTCATCAACATACTTGGGGTATACGTGTCGTCAAGACGGCTAATAGTAACGGTTTGCGGTTTTTGCCCATCTTGTACATTGCCAACTCCAAAATAAATTGGAATGAACCTGGGTACAGCTCCCCCCGTCCATATTGTGTATCTACTCCTCCCAACGGCACATTGAAAAGTTTATATCCTCCACTAGATTTAACTGTATCATCGATATCAATGATGACCTGGGTGGGCCCCCATTCAAGACATTCATCATTGATGTCCAAAATACGATTTGCTACGGTTCTTTGAGCCTTCTCAACGTTGGCCTATAGATTTATGATGAGAACAGTCGACTCCACTTACACTTGCGATTCCGAAGGCGGTCTTTGGCGTTGACGCATCATTTGAAGCAGGTGGTGCGATTTGTGCAGCATCACTAGGTTGATTCGATGATGTACCATCACATTGGATACGTGTATGTAATCCGATACTACCCGCGCATTCAATAACAGTGGTATCATCAATGGCTTCGCTTTCACCGTTAATATGATCCATTTCATTAGGCTGCGACACTGCTAGATTATACCTTTCTGCTATGAGTGATGCATTTTCTTTTACCTCCATAGCACACCAGGAATCTTATAGCAATCAAACAAAATTATTTGCTTATACCATATTATGTTTCACCTGCAACAATTTTTAATGTCAGAATATGTTCATAAGTATTGAGTAACTCttctatatattattcaTTGCTAATACTATATTAATCGTTTTATAGAAACCAACATAAACCTTCATTAAGCGTCAACTGatagttgttatatgtGCAGCACACACCTACGCTATGAATATCACCTATCAACATTAAACCTAACGTATCACCATCAtcatgttgttatataacgtGCTGTCGAATGAAACATTATAAATAGTGATCTCCCTACGTGGCACTACGGCCGCGTGACACAATAAACTTTTTCCTAACATAGTGCAAAGCATGGGAAATCAACTCCAATTGACAGCATATGGTATTTAAAGGATGTTATAAATCCATTTGGATTGTCGAATTGTGTAATCAAGCGAGTTTTACATTTAATAGCATCGGACACACACCGTGTAGAAGACTCTGACACGTCAGCAATATCACAGTCACGATTTCGTTGAATAAGTTTTTGATTGGTATCATTCTACCTCTGGACAATCGGTATTTGACGTCATTTATATCTGCATTGTTACACATTCCGCAATTGCTTCAGTAGTATCTGAACTAATCGAATTATGAGATCGTTTGTGAGACTATGTAATATTATCAACATCTTAACATTAGTAGACACAGATGTATTACAGTTTTCAAGCATGTGAATACTGTGGTGACCTATTCACTATGCCCATCCATGCCTATTCTGTACTTAGTGTTTATTTTTTCTAACGACTATAGCTCTAGACTACTGATAATGAAACCATGCCCTTACTaggtttgttttttgtttgATGCGCAAGGTAACCAACGGATAAGTATCATTTGTTAATCGGTGGCAGTGCCAGTCTAGGTTAAATGTGCTTGTTACATATTCAGTTCCCCAGACGATCATTGCTGCTGCTTTATAAATATTTAGCGTTCCTGGAGCTATATAAAACGATGGTTGGGGTATAAGGAGCAATGGAGTACAATGTGCATTCCCTATAAAATGAATGTTAGGCGCTTTTGTGAATGTTTGATAATGAAAGCTATATGTAAATTGGCTTATGTAGTAGCTTATAATTTAATTGATTTATGAATTTGTTTGGTCGCGTTAAATAAACGTCGCATTTTTTTTCATTTTATCAACGGTGATGTGTTTTACTTCCTTTTTTATGTAATATCTATAACATTTTATAATTGGCAGTATAACGTTTTCTTATGATGGTAGTATAACGATCTGTGAATGTGTACCTTTAACCTAAATGGAATCCACGTGTTTAATTTATCCATGCACATGACGTATTAAACGGGAGAATTCCACGTAGGTTTATTAACAATATCACAAAACactatatcaatatcattTAACGCATACCATTTCTCGCTTGTTGGTAAATACTAATCGCTCCATAGGTTCAATTTTGTCATGCATATCATTCAGTTAATATTCCTACAAGTGTTATTATACTGTATAAATTATGTGTAAAGTTATAAATAGTCAGCGCTTTCTTGAGCGTAAGCTACGGGCTGTTAATATCGATGTTCCATCGAATATAGTAAAAAGTTTTAAAGTCTTAGTTTTGAAGCTAGAGGAAGAATACATAAGGCATTACACTATTGTAGAACGCCAGACGCTAAGAGATCTAAATTCCATCCACTGGGTTCCATCGTTGAGAAGGGTAAGCATTTTGAGGTATCAATATCACCATTGTTCAGTATTGCAACTCACTAGGAGTTAGCATTAGTGATAACTTTTTTATAAACGACGATCTTACACTTGAAGGaattttttatatattgaataaaTTAACTTCGATAGCATTAGAAGAAGAGTATGTAGATTTAGCGTCAGGTGATTACATAACATTTCGTTAAAATGATTGTCAGATTCTCAACTAGAGTCTTTTGATAATAGCAATTACTTGGACTTAGCCCATCGTAATTTGGATATAATGAAAGAAAAGGTCAATCATATATTTGAATGTCTTGATATACCACCATTAGGAAGCCACAGTTCTGTTGGGGAAGTCCGTTCAGCCATAGAACTCCTATTAGAGTTATTTTATAGATGGTCACATGAAACATCGAAAGGGAATACGCAAGATGTGGAATTTATGATAGATTTGGGTGAGGTTCCTTCTGGTATAATATCAGAGAAACGAACTGTAGTCACAGCTACTCGTATATTACGTGCACTTCATTGTAAGTTGTAGTTTCACTGAATTTCATATAATTGTTGTGTAGCTAAAGAACTTTCGAGGCTGCAGGACGAAATAATATGGCTCACAGAGAGATTCCAACAGTTAACGGCAAATCCATGCACCAACATTAAGTCatcataatatattattggaATATTACTTCTTCAATTTTGCGTATTTCCGCATCTGTAATTCTATATTGTTTTGCAGCACCGGTCCATATAAACGTGCCATCAGCTTCTGACGTAGTGTTGGTGAAACTACAACCCTTTGTTGGAGGTAAGCGCGGTCTACATTGGGGTTGAGCTTGAGAATTGCCTCACGCATAACCCGATTCGCATATAAGGCGTACTCCCGGAAGCAAGTTTGTTCGCCTTTAATAGCAATTTCATCTTTACCGGGTGGATAAATAGTAGGCAACCAGTATGCGATAAACACCGTAGTGATGGGTGAACAGAAAGTGTGGAACACCCACCACTTCCACGGAAAGGCGTCAAATGTGATGTTTAAGTACGTGTAGTCAAGTACAACCAGCATGAGTTGGAGGGGCAACAAATAGTATGTGATAGAGCTATTGTTGACACATTGCCAAAACATTCGAGGTGCTATTGCTTTTAAAGACCAACTACTGGTAGTTACTCTGTGCATAAATCCGTCTTGTTTTCAGATTAGAACATAGTAACATTGCATAAGTAGATTTCACCTCTAATATACACACCCACATTATAACTGCGAAGTACGCATGGTCCCGAACTAAACACCATGCCTATCATGAACCAAAATTTTGTGCTATTGGATGACACAAGTAGCTGTAGTCTAAAGTACTGGAAAACGGTGTACGTCGATTGTTAGTAGTATATTGAGATCTCTTATGTCGTAGAGGTAGcccatatatattaaggAGTTACAATGATAAGTAGCTCCAGGTAAATCACTTCAACGTGCACTACTTGGTACAACCGATCGGCTTCTGCCATTAAACATTCCTTCATGCAGCAGACCAATTGGTGTGCAAGCAAAAAACGAGACCTTTTGGAGACATGTACTTTGTTTTAAATTATAGGAGTACACAGCTAAATGTAAGCTTTACTATGGTATTCAACAGAACGTTATAGGTCTCGAGTGGGATTCGTCACAATCTTAATATACTTTATACTCGATGCCTATATATGAGCATTTTAGTTACAACCACCGCAAAAAGGAGGCAAACAAACGCTATAATTGATATCACGATGAAGGCAGCGTGGCTGTTTTCAAAGCTGTTTACAACGTTCATACCGAAAAGCCCTGCAAAATGGCATAAAATGATAAGACAACTAACCGGATAAGCAAGCGCCAGCTGCAAAGGCTGTGCTGAGGATACTGCATATGAGCTCAAATCGCATCATTTCATTACGTATAATGGCAAGTGCGACTGTTATATGTTTCTCTAGCTCAGTTAATGATGTTCCCAGAGTCCGTGAGCGCCGTGCCATCTGTTTGTAAATGTAGGAGCAAATAAAACATTACCTGATCAACTTCCTGATCGAAATATTCCAAAAGATTCTCCAAATCGCGATTTACAACCCTCTCCGCctgaaaatataaatatacgCTCATCCATATAACATACAAAATCAGAAAGCTGGGCTTCAGGTCCATAAAACGACATGTGAGTCTTGAATTCCAATAACTTTATAGCATCTTCATCATTCAAAAATTCATCCATCATTTCAGTAAAGCCTTTTAAAATTTCACACATATTGACAACAGGCTGCTTTAAATTGTGTAGTACCATGTTTATTTCTTGGTAAGGACGCTTCCCCAAAAGCATTTGCTCCACAACCTTAAACTTTTCCTCAATTGCAGTCATATCTTCATTTAATTGTACCAGGGCAGCGTTATAACAACATTCTAAAACTTTCACTTCGAAGGGAAGTGTCAGATCAATAGACACCTCAATATCATCGGTACCTCCCCTGCATTGACGCCGCGAAGATGTAATGTCCACATATTGAAGGTGATATTCGCGTGTGATATTACACAAGGTACGGAGAAATCCATCCAAGTTCATATTTCCGTTGGCAACAACCAAGACGGAGTCATGAAGTATAATAGCAGACACCGGATACAATCGTGCAAGAATGCATTCAAACCTTGAATcaatatttgcaatataatCACTATCAGACAACAGCTGCTTACAGTCCCTATAAGTGATGAATCCGTTGGGCCTTATACCGGAAACACGGCATGTCCCTTTCACCTTGTATAGCAGCTCTTGGCATGACAGTTCATTCATAGCCATGCTTCCGCCACGAATCTCTATCACCACATGCTTGCTATTCACAATAGGCGTACTCAACAACATTGTGCTTCCTATAGTTTCATGGTTGGATGCCACCATTATATGATAAATAGTCGATCCATACACCCCGTTACTGAACAGAAAATACCtcaataaaacaaaaatcaCGATTCATATCAACAATAAAAAATAGCATAAGAGCCTTTAATCATCTTCGAACAAGCTGTCTTCAGCCATCCCACCTGCAGTGAACTCAGGTATATAGTTTGTATCATCAACAGCGTCAATTATACGCTTCCGACGAGTTCCACCGCTTATACGCGAAAACACCGGGGATATAACATCGTCATTTATGAACTTAGTTATCACATCGTGATTATGAGACTTAGATTGAATTGTCGTATCAACATAATCTTCCCCTGTAGCTGTTCCAGAAATGTCTGATCCATACGTAGCTAGTTTAATTGGTACTATTTTAGATGGATCAACCGTTGAACTTCCTTTATCTTGGGGAATTTTATGATTTACCGTATCCCTTATTTTAGACGATGGTTCAGCCAATTGACCCTCCCGGCACACATCCATCCACACCGCGTATACATCGATTGCTTCATCTAATAGTGTAACCCGTGTAGAAAACTTTACACCACATGTTCTACAATTTAAAAGTCCAACGCCTGATTGATTATCTCTAGGTACTATGAGGACGCTATACTGTGCCACTTACATTTTCACAGCCACTGATTTTTCATGTTGGCAATAGTAACACAAAAATTCTTTATCTGGTTTACCACGACGCTTCTGCAACAATTGAGTCCGACTCAATTGAACCGTTTTAGTATTACAATGGATACCTGATGCGTATAATGATTTGAGGCATGTCTTGCGAATAATGGAAATTatttcatataatatttatcaCTGTCGTGTATTCAGATAGTTTCTGGTTGTATGTTCTGGATGTTGGAATCCCAGCCTCACTTGCTGGTGCAATTCATAACCATCCCCTATTTCCTATCGTTACTTTAGAGTTAATACACTCAGATAGAATGGATGAGATAGCAAACGTATCCATCTGTGCAATGTGTTAGCGATTGATACAATATTAACACAGTATAACATGGTGTAGTCTTACACATTGCACTGTTAGACGGTGGTAATCAAGGTGTGTGGTTACTTAAGGACTATGATGGACAAACAAGTTGAGGAGATTGTCGCA
This is a stretch of genomic DNA from Babesia bovis T2Bo chromosome 1, whole genome shotgun sequence. It encodes these proteins:
- a CDS encoding putative integral membrane protein; its protein translation is MHRVTTSSWSLKAIAPRMFWQCVNNSSITYYLLPLQLMLVVLDYTYLNITFDAFPWKWWVFHTFCSPITTVFIAYWLPTIYPPGKDEIAIKGEQTCFREYALYANRVMREAILKLNPNVDRAYLQQRVVVSPTLRQKLMARLYGPVLQNNIELQMRKYAKLKK
- a CDS encoding putative integral membrane protein, whose amino-acid sequence is MLLSTPIVNSKHVVIEIRGGSMAMNELSCQELLYKVKGTCRVSGIRPNGFITYRDCKQLLSDSDYIANIDSRFECILARLYPVSAIILHDSVLVVANGNMNLDGFLRTLCNITREYHLQYVDITSSRRQCRGGTDDIEVSIDLTLPFEVKVLECCYNAALVQLNEDMTAIEEKFKVVEQMLLGKRPYQEINMVLHNLKQPVVNMCEILKGFTEMMDEFLNDEDAIKLLEFKTHMSFYGPEAQLSDFAERVVNRDLENLLEYFDQEVDQMARRSRTLGTSLTELEKHITVALAIIRNEMMRFELICSILSTAFAAGACLSGLFGMNVVNSFENSHAAFIVISIIAFVCLLFAVVVTKMLIYRHRV
- a CDS encoding RLL sequence motif containing protein, which produces MCKVINSQRFLERKLRAVNIDVPSNIVKSFKVLVLKLEEEYIRHYTIVERQTLRDLNSIHWVPSLRRYCNSLGVSISDNFFINDDLTLEGIFYILNKLTSIALEEEYVDLASDSQLESFDNSNYLDLAHRNLDIMKEKVNHIFECLDIPPLGSHSSVGEVRSAIELLLELFYRWSHETSKGNTQDVEFMIDLGEVPSGIISEKRTVVTATRILRALHSKELSRLQDEIIWLTERFQQLTANPCTNIKSS